From Flavipsychrobacter sp., a single genomic window includes:
- a CDS encoding CPBP family intramembrane glutamic endopeptidase, with translation MLQLFLLLAMIFTLVSLSFVIAATFTPMITGVEATAIIGMTEDSSREVVNAAMLYQFISSIMAFAGTGFLYAFASHPKPITYLGLKKGINVTQLILASIIAIAAIPLILQIGGLIRIVDLGSYANSLQEAADKSVKAFTNIETYPQLLWGLLVFALTPALGEELLFRGVVLRFIHKRTQSPHHSVILTALLFAFIHFQPYNLIPIFIMGVLLGYLYYYTGSLWISILVHFVYNGSQIYLSYLASTGMIPEGTAEMEHFPAYIILIAVVVAAGAFLLFKKKITPLQPGWSDDFTPQELEERANKNKLN, from the coding sequence ATGTTACAGCTATTTCTGCTGCTAGCCATGATATTTACTTTAGTATCCTTGTCTTTTGTAATAGCTGCCACCTTCACCCCTATGATAACGGGAGTAGAGGCTACAGCAATAATAGGAATGACAGAAGATAGTAGTCGTGAGGTGGTCAATGCGGCTATGCTTTATCAGTTCATCTCCAGCATTATGGCTTTTGCAGGTACTGGCTTTTTATATGCCTTTGCCAGCCACCCCAAACCAATTACCTATCTAGGTTTAAAAAAAGGCATCAATGTAACACAACTCATACTCGCTTCTATAATTGCGATTGCGGCTATACCACTCATTTTACAAATTGGGGGGCTTATTCGCATCGTAGATCTAGGTAGCTATGCCAACTCTCTGCAAGAAGCTGCCGATAAAAGTGTGAAGGCTTTCACTAATATAGAGACCTATCCCCAACTATTATGGGGCTTGTTGGTCTTTGCCTTAACGCCTGCACTGGGAGAAGAGTTATTGTTCAGGGGTGTAGTATTACGTTTTATACACAAGCGTACGCAGAGCCCACACCATTCGGTAATACTTACCGCTTTGCTCTTTGCTTTTATCCATTTTCAGCCTTACAATTTGATACCTATTTTCATAATGGGTGTTCTGCTAGGATATTTATACTATTACACGGGCAGTCTTTGGATCAGCATTTTGGTACACTTTGTATATAATGGCAGCCAGATATATCTAAGCTACCTAGCAAGTACGGGCATGATACCTGAAGGCACTGCCGAAATGGAACACTTCCCTGCATATATAATACTTATAGCTGTAGTTGTTGCAGCAGGAGCATTCTTGCTGTTCAAGAAGAAAATTACCCCATTACAACCGGGGTGGAGTGATGATTTCACGCCACAGGAGCTGGAAGAGAGGGCTAATAAAAACAAACTGAATTAA
- the purL gene encoding phosphoribosylformylglycinamidine synthase subunit PurL, which translates to MQEATLEQAKQLGLLEEEFELIKQILGRTPNFNETAMYSVMWSEHCSYKNSISLLKTLPRDGEKLLVKAGEENAGLVDIGDGLGCVFKIESHNHPSAIEPFQGAATGVGGIHRDIFTMGARPIAALNSLRFGRLDNPKTKWLLKGVVKGIGHYGNCFGVPTVGGEIYFESCYQTNPLVNAMSVGVIDPKFMVSATSHGAGNSVFIVGAATGKDGIGGASFASADITEDSANDLPSVQVGDPFEEKKLLEACLEVIPTGALIGMQDMGAAGITCSCSEMSEKGGHGMVIHLDKVPTRQENMLPWEMLLSESQERMLIVVKKGREQEVLDVFQKWDIHCEQIGEVTEDTNLKYYMNGELVADVPAESLVLGGGAPVYTRDTAVPKYFEKIKAFNPDSIAEPTDLKATAMQLVTLPTIASKRWVYDQYDSMVGTGNTHTNEPSSAPVVRIHGSKKALAVTTDCNSRYVFADPKKGAMMAVSEAARNIVCSGGEPVAITNCLNFGNPYNPEVYYQFSEAIAGMGVACTKLGTPVTGGNVSFYNQSSDDGPVYPTPTIGMVGVLDDLHQKMTMYFKNNDDIIYVLGHNRNDINSSEYLHKLCNVEYSPAPAFDMDEEYDLQQLVLKLVRTKMVHSAHDISEGGLIVNLLESSFQKNMGFDVIFNPNVRKDAWLFGEAQSRVVVTVSHEMKQDFEAMVEGFPHIQIGSVRADGNITVGGDNWGGIADWKNAYDTAIEKLVNG; encoded by the coding sequence ATGCAGGAAGCAACATTAGAACAAGCCAAGCAACTGGGGCTTTTAGAAGAAGAGTTTGAACTGATAAAGCAGATATTGGGGCGTACCCCCAACTTCAACGAGACAGCTATGTACTCGGTGATGTGGAGCGAGCACTGTAGCTACAAAAACTCCATTAGCCTGCTAAAAACACTACCGCGTGATGGTGAAAAACTACTCGTGAAGGCAGGTGAAGAAAATGCAGGTTTGGTAGACATTGGCGACGGTCTGGGCTGTGTGTTTAAGATAGAAAGTCATAACCACCCATCGGCTATCGAACCTTTCCAAGGGGCAGCTACGGGTGTAGGTGGTATCCACCGCGATATATTTACCATGGGTGCTCGTCCTATAGCGGCACTTAATTCTCTACGTTTCGGTCGTTTGGACAATCCTAAGACGAAATGGTTATTGAAGGGTGTGGTAAAAGGTATTGGTCATTACGGTAACTGTTTTGGTGTGCCTACCGTAGGTGGAGAGATCTACTTCGAGAGCTGTTACCAAACCAACCCACTAGTGAACGCTATGAGTGTTGGGGTGATAGACCCTAAGTTTATGGTATCGGCTACATCGCACGGTGCGGGCAATAGTGTATTCATAGTAGGTGCGGCTACAGGTAAAGATGGTATTGGTGGTGCGTCTTTCGCATCGGCAGATATTACCGAAGATAGTGCCAACGACCTACCATCGGTACAGGTGGGCGACCCGTTTGAGGAAAAGAAATTATTAGAAGCTTGCCTGGAGGTGATACCAACTGGCGCATTGATAGGTATGCAGGATATGGGTGCTGCGGGTATTACTTGCTCTTGTAGCGAAATGAGTGAGAAGGGCGGTCATGGTATGGTTATCCATTTGGATAAAGTGCCTACACGCCAAGAGAACATGCTACCATGGGAGATGCTATTGAGCGAAAGCCAAGAGCGTATGCTAATAGTAGTGAAGAAAGGACGTGAGCAAGAAGTATTGGATGTGTTCCAAAAATGGGACATCCACTGCGAGCAAATAGGTGAGGTAACGGAAGATACTAATCTGAAGTACTACATGAATGGCGAGTTGGTAGCTGACGTGCCGGCAGAGAGCCTAGTGTTAGGTGGCGGTGCTCCGGTATACACCAGAGACACGGCAGTACCTAAGTACTTCGAAAAAATAAAAGCATTCAACCCTGATAGTATTGCAGAGCCTACTGACCTTAAGGCTACGGCTATGCAATTGGTTACTTTACCAACCATAGCTTCTAAGCGTTGGGTGTACGACCAATACGACAGTATGGTAGGTACAGGTAATACGCATACTAACGAGCCTAGCAGTGCGCCTGTAGTACGTATACATGGCAGCAAAAAAGCATTGGCGGTAACTACAGATTGTAACAGCCGTTATGTATTCGCAGATCCTAAGAAGGGAGCAATGATGGCAGTGAGCGAGGCAGCACGTAACATCGTTTGTAGTGGTGGTGAGCCTGTGGCTATTACCAACTGCTTGAACTTTGGTAACCCTTACAACCCTGAAGTATACTATCAATTCTCTGAAGCTATTGCCGGTATGGGTGTAGCATGTACTAAGCTAGGCACACCTGTTACGGGTGGTAACGTGAGCTTCTACAACCAGAGTAGCGATGATGGCCCTGTATATCCTACTCCTACTATAGGTATGGTGGGTGTGCTGGATGACCTGCATCAGAAGATGACCATGTACTTCAAAAACAACGATGATATCATCTACGTTTTAGGGCATAACAGAAACGACATCAATAGCTCTGAATATCTGCATAAACTTTGCAATGTAGAATATAGTCCAGCTCCTGCATTTGACATGGATGAAGAGTATGACTTGCAACAACTGGTATTGAAGTTGGTGAGAACGAAAATGGTACACAGTGCGCATGATATTTCAGAAGGTGGTTTGATCGTAAACTTGTTGGAGAGTAGCTTCCAAAAGAATATGGGCTTCGATGTTATCTTCAACCCTAACGTACGTAAAGATGCATGGTTGTTTGGTGAGGCGCAGAGCAGAGTGGTAGTAACCGTAAGCCATGAGATGAAGCAAGACTTTGAAGCTATGGTAGAAGGTTTCCCTCATATACAGATAGGTAGTGTAAGAGCTGATGGAAACATCACTGTAGGTGGAGACAATTGGGGTGGTATTGCTGATTGGAAAAATGCCTACGATACCGCAATTGAAAAACTAGTTAACGGTTAA
- the dxs gene encoding 1-deoxy-D-xylulose-5-phosphate synthase — protein MTEFENSPLSTHMEEIGAGPLLSGIDTPADLKKLSKGQLQEVCNELRQFIIDCVSVHGGHFGASLGVVELTVALHYVLNTPTDQLVWDVGHQAYGHKILTGRRKVFHTNRKYGGISGFPKRSESEYDTFGVGHSSTSISAALGMAIASKLKGETEKQHVAVIGDGAMTAGLPFEALNHAGVSNSNVLIILNDNNMSIDPNVGALKEYLTDITTSHTYNKLRDEVWNILGKLPKGKAQQRLASKVEAGLKGMVSKSSNLFEALGLRYFGPVDGHNVLKLVETLSHLKDIPGPKLLHIKTVKGKGYNLAEQDQTLWHAPGTFDKVTGKINKVVHDAPQPPKYQDVFGHTIIELAKENEKIMGITPAMPSGCSLKYMMAEMPDRAIDVGIAEQHAVTVSAGLATQGMRVFCNIYSSFMQRGYDMVVHDVAIQNLPVIMCLDRAGLVGDDGPTHHGAYDIPFMRCIPNIVVSAPMNEAELRNLMYTAQHEDNQSPFVIRYPRGQGVMPEWRTPMKQIKVGTGRKIKDGEEVAILTIGHPGNFAVAACKELVTEGLNPAHYDMRFVKPLDEAMLHEVAQRYNKIITVEDGTVVGGFGSAVLEFMAANNYSPEIKMLGIPDRLVEHGKPAELHRECGYDAQGIAEAVREMVNKDIKELV, from the coding sequence TTGACAGAATTTGAAAATAGCCCATTGAGTACGCACATGGAAGAAATAGGAGCAGGACCATTGCTAAGTGGTATAGATACGCCAGCGGATTTAAAGAAACTCAGCAAAGGACAACTACAGGAAGTTTGTAATGAACTACGTCAATTTATCATTGACTGTGTGAGTGTGCACGGTGGTCACTTTGGGGCAAGTCTGGGTGTGGTAGAGTTAACCGTAGCACTACACTATGTGCTCAACACGCCTACCGACCAGCTGGTATGGGACGTAGGGCACCAAGCCTATGGGCATAAAATTCTTACAGGACGTAGAAAGGTTTTTCATACCAATAGAAAATATGGCGGCATTAGCGGTTTCCCTAAGCGTAGCGAGAGTGAGTATGATACATTTGGTGTAGGGCACTCCTCTACTTCTATATCGGCAGCATTGGGCATGGCTATAGCTTCTAAGCTAAAGGGAGAAACTGAAAAGCAACATGTAGCCGTAATAGGCGATGGTGCTATGACTGCGGGTTTGCCATTCGAGGCGCTTAACCATGCAGGAGTGAGCAATAGTAATGTGTTGATCATCCTTAATGACAACAACATGTCGATAGACCCGAATGTGGGTGCTTTAAAAGAATACTTAACAGACATTACCACCTCACATACATACAACAAACTACGTGACGAGGTATGGAATATACTAGGCAAGCTGCCAAAAGGTAAGGCACAGCAAAGGCTTGCATCGAAGGTAGAGGCTGGGCTGAAAGGCATGGTGTCTAAATCGAGCAACTTGTTTGAGGCGCTGGGTTTAAGGTACTTTGGGCCGGTAGATGGGCACAATGTCTTGAAGCTGGTAGAAACACTATCGCACCTGAAAGATATCCCTGGGCCTAAGCTGTTGCATATTAAGACCGTGAAAGGGAAAGGTTATAATCTGGCCGAGCAAGACCAAACACTTTGGCATGCACCTGGCACGTTCGATAAGGTAACAGGTAAGATCAATAAAGTAGTACACGATGCACCACAACCTCCTAAATATCAGGATGTGTTTGGGCATACGATTATAGAACTGGCTAAGGAGAATGAGAAGATCATGGGTATCACTCCTGCTATGCCATCGGGCTGCTCACTAAAGTACATGATGGCTGAAATGCCAGACCGTGCTATAGACGTAGGTATTGCTGAGCAACATGCCGTAACGGTAAGTGCTGGATTGGCTACACAAGGCATGCGTGTGTTCTGTAATATATACAGCTCCTTCATGCAGCGTGGGTATGATATGGTGGTGCACGATGTAGCCATACAAAATCTACCTGTGATCATGTGCCTAGACAGAGCAGGATTGGTAGGTGATGATGGACCAACACACCATGGTGCTTACGATATACCATTCATGCGATGCATACCCAACATAGTGGTAAGTGCGCCGATGAATGAGGCGGAACTACGTAACCTAATGTACACCGCACAGCACGAGGACAATCAGTCTCCGTTTGTGATACGCTACCCACGCGGACAAGGTGTGATGCCGGAATGGAGAACCCCAATGAAACAAATAAAAGTAGGTACGGGACGTAAGATAAAAGACGGAGAAGAAGTAGCGATATTGACTATAGGGCATCCTGGTAATTTTGCCGTTGCTGCTTGTAAAGAGCTAGTAACTGAAGGGCTTAACCCTGCACACTACGATATGCGTTTTGTAAAGCCACTAGACGAAGCTATGCTACACGAGGTGGCACAACGTTATAATAAAATTATCACAGTAGAAGATGGAACGGTAGTAGGTGGTTTTGGTAGTGCAGTGTTGGAGTTTATGGCAGCTAATAATTATAGCCCGGAGATAAAGATGCTGGGTATACCTGACCGCTTGGTAGAGCATGGTAAGCCTGCGGAGCTACACCGCGAATGTGGCTACGATGCACAAGGCATAGCTGAGGCTGTACGCGAGATGGTGAACAAGGACATCAAAGAACTGGTTTAA
- a CDS encoding thioredoxin-like domain-containing protein — protein sequence MRYFALLLLIPFVFSACGAAAGDDDKNYNLSTVKVIKGKDVAPMTKEKEYTAVYFWATWCTPCRLTLKKSIKQMLDTAQNDNFQILVVALSKNPEQVQQIISDAGITQTTYVVNDYTFDNALGDKLKMNKVIKSINDDVKFLNQVPVVLMLNKEGKVLGDTYHVPDIIRFLKGELK from the coding sequence ATGAGATACTTCGCTTTATTATTACTTATTCCTTTTGTTTTTTCGGCATGTGGCGCAGCTGCAGGTGATGATGATAAGAACTACAACCTAAGCACCGTAAAAGTGATAAAGGGCAAAGACGTAGCCCCTATGACCAAAGAAAAAGAGTATACGGCAGTGTATTTTTGGGCTACATGGTGCACGCCTTGTCGGTTAACGCTAAAGAAGAGCATCAAACAAATGCTGGACACAGCACAGAACGATAACTTTCAGATACTGGTAGTAGCCTTAAGTAAGAACCCTGAACAGGTACAGCAGATAATAAGCGATGCGGGCATTACCCAAACTACTTATGTGGTCAACGACTATACTTTTGACAATGCACTGGGCGATAAGCTGAAAATGAATAAAGTCATTAAGAGTATCAACGACGATGTGAAATTCCTGAACCAAGTACCCGTAGTGCTAATGCTTAATAAAGAAGGCAAAGTGCTAGGCGATACTTACCATGTACCAGATATTATTCGTTTCCTGAAAGGGGAATTGAAGTAA
- a CDS encoding phosphatidate cytidylyltransferase, which yields MALHWPTFFTRLGSAIVFSIIMMAGLLWNDYAFLGLTLLIEVLCLRDYFRLVKKITPDVHWPSWLPLVIQIVGALLVALSFGALHHPSYLTYAITVAVAFPIITLLGATLSKKTGWEASAQAFGGILYITLPAILFLSLRDISIIIPLALVLMIWMNDTMAYLVGSFIGKTPFSKISPKKTWEGTAGGALLTIVGAGIWGYYSPYYHMTDWMALAACAAVAGTAGDLLESKLKRMADVKDSGTMMPGHGGALDRFDSLLVAIPFAFAYAFLFMEQVILKIF from the coding sequence ATGGCATTACACTGGCCTACATTCTTTACCCGACTGGGTAGCGCTATAGTTTTTTCCATCATCATGATGGCAGGCTTGCTATGGAATGATTATGCGTTTCTTGGGTTGACACTACTTATAGAGGTGCTTTGCTTGAGGGATTATTTCAGACTGGTGAAAAAGATAACCCCTGATGTACATTGGCCAAGTTGGTTGCCATTGGTAATACAAATTGTGGGTGCCTTACTAGTGGCTTTATCTTTTGGAGCATTACACCACCCTTCCTACTTAACCTATGCTATCACAGTAGCAGTTGCTTTTCCTATTATCACTCTTTTGGGTGCTACACTATCTAAAAAAACGGGGTGGGAAGCCTCTGCACAAGCATTTGGAGGGATATTATATATCACTCTCCCTGCTATACTTTTTCTTTCCTTAAGAGATATCAGCATAATAATACCACTTGCCTTAGTACTCATGATATGGATGAATGATACTATGGCCTATCTGGTAGGCTCTTTCATTGGCAAAACACCATTCTCCAAAATATCTCCTAAAAAAACTTGGGAAGGCACAGCAGGCGGAGCCTTATTAACGATAGTAGGGGCGGGTATATGGGGCTATTATTCGCCCTATTACCATATGACAGACTGGATGGCATTAGCTGCTTGTGCAGCTGTAGCTGGTACTGCTGGTGATCTGCTAGAGTCTAAACTAAAACGGATGGCTGATGTAAAAGACTCTGGTACGATGATGCCTGGTCATGGTGGCGCTTTAGATAGGTTTGACTCTTTATTAGTCGCCATACCTTTTGCCTTTGCCTATGCTTTTCTATTCATGGAGCAGGTGATTCTGAAAATATTCTAG
- a CDS encoding T9SS type A sorting domain-containing protein, giving the protein MMKTFTQVLLLVALCFVATTVEAQYCLLPGRTIYSANQPGITNFKLNSIDRTSSNVEKATLSEPSIVVTGESTTLERGKTYTVSITHSKDPVFFPTARNNIRVWLDYDGNKDFSDMGETIISKDFETAGTFTGTFTVPMTAPLGTTRLRATAKMSSDAGHTIPTPCDLPKDPIDYHGEMEDYDVTIVDPPATAISHIQNTSFTTALYPNPTTGQLTIALNGSKGNSTIELYDVTGKMIATISNQSSASSYTIDLNDYTKAAGVYYVKVLAEGSYTYNKVVKVN; this is encoded by the coding sequence ATGATGAAAACGTTTACTCAAGTATTATTGTTGGTAGCCTTATGTTTTGTAGCTACTACAGTAGAGGCTCAGTACTGTTTGTTGCCGGGGCGTACTATTTATAGTGCTAACCAGCCCGGCATTACCAATTTCAAACTTAATTCCATAGACCGTACCTCCAGCAATGTGGAAAAAGCCACGTTGTCAGAACCGTCTATAGTTGTAACAGGTGAGTCTACAACACTGGAAAGAGGAAAGACCTACACTGTTTCTATTACACATAGTAAAGATCCTGTGTTCTTCCCAACGGCTAGAAACAATATACGTGTGTGGCTAGACTATGATGGTAATAAGGACTTTTCAGACATGGGTGAAACCATTATCAGTAAGGACTTTGAAACTGCTGGTACGTTTACAGGTACTTTTACTGTGCCAATGACAGCGCCATTGGGTACTACAAGACTAAGGGCTACAGCTAAGATGAGTTCTGATGCAGGCCACACAATTCCAACTCCTTGTGATCTACCCAAAGACCCGATAGACTATCATGGAGAAATGGAAGACTATGATGTAACAATTGTAGATCCGCCTGCTACAGCTATTAGTCATATTCAGAACACGTCATTTACTACAGCGCTATATCCTAATCCTACTACGGGTCAGTTAACCATAGCGCTTAATGGTAGTAAAGGGAACAGCACTATTGAACTATATGATGTCACGGGGAAAATGATAGCAACTATTAGTAACCAGTCGTCAGCATCAAGCTATACTATAGACTTAAACGACTATACAAAAGCTGCTGGCGTATACTACGTAAAAGTGTTAGCAGAGGGCAGCTACACTTACAACAAAGTAGTGAAGGTTAACTAA